In Fusarium pseudograminearum CS3096 chromosome 3, whole genome shotgun sequence, a genomic segment contains:
- the MSY1 gene encoding MSY1, with the protein MVQSAILGFPRMGVNRDLKKATEAYWGGKISQSDLLAEAKRLRLAHWKIQQDAGVNIIPSNDFALYDHVLHQIQDFGAVPERYTKDGLDPIDQYFAMGRGHQKEGVDVPSLEMVKWFDSNYHYVKPTLQDGQTFKLTESPKAVADFKEAKDAGISTRPVLVGPVSFLHLGKADRDQKVDPIDLLEKLLPVYEQLLTQLKEAGAETVQIDEPVLVFDLPQKTKDAFKPAYEKFASLGDKIPKVVFTTYFGDIVHNLDLLPKDVYGLHIDLVRNPEQLDKVLGAIGSNTILSAGIVDGRNIWKTNLKRAIEIVETAVQKLGKDRVIAATSSSLLHTPHTLASEKKLDAEIADWFSFATEKASEIALIAKAVTEGPATVREQLEANAKSIKARADSPRTNDPQVKDRQSKVTQKDYERKSEFTTRISQQQKKLNLPLFPTTTIGSFPQTKEIRIQRNKFTKGEITVEEYDRFIEKEIEENVKIQEELDLDVLVHGEPERNDMVQFFGERFQGYAFTTHAWVQSYGSRCVRPPIIVGDISRPNPMTVKESKYAVSVSKKPMKGMLTGPVTCLRWSFPRDDVHQSVQAEQLALALRDEVVDLEKAGIDVIQVDEPALREGLPLRSGEERDAYLKWAVQAFRLSTAGVEDATQIHSHFCYSEFQDFFHAIAALDADVLSIENSKSDAKLLRVFVDSEYPRHIGPGVYDIHSPRVPSEQEIKDRIEEMLQFLKPEQLWIDPDCGLKTRQWKETKEALTNMVNAAKYFRNKYAK; encoded by the exons ATGGTTCAGTCCGCTATTCTCGGTTTCCCCCGTATGGGTGTTAACCGTGACCTGAAGAAGGCCACCGAAGCTT ACTGGGGTGGAAAGATCTCCCAATCTGACCTCCTCGCTGAGGCCAAGCGTCTCCGCCTTGCTCACTGGAAGATCCAGCAGGATGCCGGTGTCAACATCATCCCCAGCAACGACTTTGCTCTGTACGACCACGTCCTCCACCAGATCCAGGACTTTGGT GCCGTTCCCGAGCGATACACCAAGGATGGCCTTGACCCCATTGACCAGTACTTCGCCATGGGCCGTGGTCACCAGAAGGAGGGTGTCGATGTCCCCTCTCTGGAAATGGTCAAGTGGTTCGACTCTAACTACCACTACGTCAAGCCCACCCTCCAGGACGGCCAGACCTTCAAGCTCACTGAGAGCCCCAAGGCTGTTGCTGACTtcaaggaggccaaggatgCTGGCATCAGCACCCGCCCCGTCCTTGTTGGTCCTGTTTCTTTCCTCCACCTCGGCAAGGCCGACCGTGACCAGAAGGTCGACCCTATcgaccttctcgagaagctcctcccCGTCTATGAGCAGCTCCTCACTCAGCTGAAGGAGGCTGGTGCCGAGACTGTCCAGATTGACGAGCCTGTCCTTGTCTTCGATCTTCCCCAGAAGACCAAGGATGCTTTCAAGCCCGCCTATGAGAAGTTCGCCAGCCTTGGCGACAAGATTCCCAAGGTTGTTTTCACCACCTACTTCGGTGACATCGTCCAcaaccttgacctcctccCCAAGGACGTCTACGGTCTCCACATCGACCTTGTCCGCAACCCTGAgcagcttgacaaggtccTCGGTGCCATTGGctccaacaccatcctcTCTGCCGGTATCGTCGATGGACGTAACATCTGGAAGACCAACCTGAAGCGTGCCatcgagattgtcgagaCCGCTGTCCAGAAGCTCGGCAAGGACCGTGTCATTGCCGCCACCTCCAGCTCTCTCCTCCACACCCCTCACACTCTTGccagcgagaagaagctggacgCCGAGATTGCCGACTGGTTCTCTTTCGCTACTGAGAAGGCATCTGAGATTGCCCTCATTGCCAAGGCCGTCACCGAGGGCCCTGCCACCGTCCGCGAGCAGCTTGAGGCTAACGCCAAGTCTATCAAGGCTCGTGCTGACTCTCCCCGCACCAACGACCCTCAGGTCAAGGACCGTCAGTCCAAGGTCACCCAGAAGGACTACGAGCGCAAGAGCGAGTTCACTACCCGTATCAGccagcagcagaagaagctgaacctCCCCCTCTtccccaccaccaccattggATCTTTCCCCCAGACCAAGGAGATCCGAATTCAGCGAAACAAGTTCACCAAGGGTGAGATTACCGTTGAGGAGTACGACCGCTtcattgagaaggagatcgaggAGAACGTCAAGATCCAAGAGGAGCTTGACCTCGATGTCCTTGTCCACGGTGAGCCTGAGCGTAACGACATGGTTCAGTTCTTCGGTGAGCGATTCCAGGGTTACGCTTTCACCACACACGCCTGGGTTCAGTCTTACGGTTCCCGATGCGTCCGACCTCCTATCATTGTCGGTGACATCTCCCGACCCAACCCCATGACTGTCAAGGAGTCCAAGTACGCCGTCTCAgtctccaagaagcccatgAAGGGTATGCTCACTGGTCCCGTCACTTGCCTTCGATGGTCTTTCCCCCGTGACGATGTCCACCAGTCCGTCCAGGCTGAGCAGCTTGCTCTTGCCCTCCGTGACGAGgtcgtcgaccttgagaagGCCGGCATCGATGTCATCCAGGTCGATGAGCCCGCTCTCCGTGAGGGTCTTCCCCTCCGCTCCGGTGAGGAGCGTGACGCCTACCTCAAGTGGGCTGTCCAGGCTTTCCGCCTCTCCACCGCTGGGGTCGAGGATGCCACTCAGATCCACTCTCACTTCTGTTACTCTGAGTTCCAGGACTTCTTCCACGCCATCGCTGCTCTTGATGCCGATGTCCTCTCCATTGAGAACAGCAAGTCTGATGCCAAGCTCCTCCGTGTCTTTGTCGACTCTGAGTACCCCCGCCACATCGGACCTGGTGTCTACGACATCCACTCTCCTCGTGTCCCCAGCGAGCAGGAGATCAAGGACCGCATCGAGGAGATGCTTCAGTTCCTCAAGCCTGAGCAGCTCTGGATCGACCCTGACTGTGGTCTCAAGACCCGTCAGTGgaaggagaccaaggaggccCTTACCAACATGGTTAACGCCGCCAAGTACTTCCGAAACAAGTACGCCAAATAA